The DNA segment CCCGAGCCCCCTAGCAGTGCAAAAATTTCACCTTCTTTAATATTCAGGTTTACATCATCAACCGCCGTGGTTTCATCGAATTGCTTAGTGATTTTTTCTATTCTGAGCAGATCCGACTTCTTTTCTTGCTGATTAGCAGGATGGCCTTTGCTACCCGTTGAGGGTTCATCATCAGCTTCTATTTCCGATAAAACGGGCATCTTCCGGGGTCTCCGATCGTACAAAGTAGATTTATCTTCAGGTTACAGCGAACCGAAGCTCGCTGTAACCTGATCGGCTTATTGCCCGGATTTCACCTTGGTCCAGGCACGGGTTACGATGCGATCAATCTTCTTGGGAAGCACCTTGAAGGGATAGAGATTTTTCTCGGCTTCGGGGGTCGGGTAAATACCGGGATTACCAGTAATTTCCTCATCTACCAGCTTGGTCGCGGCACTGTTACCGTTAGCGTAGGCAACATAGTTAGATATTTCTGCCATCACTTCGGGATCCAGTAGATAATTCAGGAACTCATAGGCTTCATCGACATTTTTAGCGTCGGTAGGCATAACCAGCATATCAAACCACATACCCGCACCTTCGGCAGGAATCACGTATTCAACCGTAACGCCATTTTCAGCTTCGGCAGCACGATCGGCAGCCTGCAAGACATCCCCGGACCATCCCACGGCGACACAGATATCGCCATTGGCCAGATCTGAAATATATTTTGACGAGTGGAAATAGGTAATATGAGGGCGCACACTCATCAGTAACTGGGTCGCTTCTTCATAGTCTGCTTTGTTATGGCTGTTTGGGTCCTTACCCAGATACTTGAGTGCAGCCGGCAGCATTTCGGTCGGCGCATCGAGAACGGCGACACCACAGGCGGCCAGCTTCTCCATATTTTCCGGCTTGAAGATCAGGTCCCAGCTGTTCACGGGAGCGGCATCACCCAATGCGGCCTTTACCTTGTCCGGGTTGTAGCCAATACCTGTAGTACCCCAGAGATAGGGGAAAGCGTATTGGTTACCGGGATCGTACACTTCCAGATTTTTCATCATATTGTCATCGAGATTACCCCAATTGCTCAGCTTGCTACGATCCATCGGTTGGAAAGCACC comes from the Aestuariirhabdus haliotis genome and includes:
- a CDS encoding extracellular solute-binding protein, with the protein product MKNVIKNTVVGLTAACALTAGSQAIAADRVLHVYNWSDYIAEDTIANFEKKTGIKVSYDVFDSNEVLEAKLLSGGSGFDIVVPSASFMARQIQAGAFQPMDRSKLSNWGNLDDNMMKNLEVYDPGNQYAFPYLWGTTGIGYNPDKVKAALGDAAPVNSWDLIFKPENMEKLAACGVAVLDAPTEMLPAALKYLGKDPNSHNKADYEEATQLLMSVRPHITYFHSSKYISDLANGDICVAVGWSGDVLQAADRAAEAENGVTVEYVIPAEGAGMWFDMLVMPTDAKNVDEAYEFLNYLLDPEVMAEISNYVAYANGNSAATKLVDEEITGNPGIYPTPEAEKNLYPFKVLPKKIDRIVTRAWTKVKSGQ